The Sciurus carolinensis chromosome 18, mSciCar1.2, whole genome shotgun sequence genome contains a region encoding:
- the Znf789 gene encoding zinc finger protein 789 isoform X1, which produces MTVKDEEMDFTHEELEQLNSAHRYMGLDMKVENYGNLVFWDSESLPETKELLSKQEVYEEESPERKLVIERLKKDDAWGSTLLEAWEREHTLERHPGNQEKPLRPVIIKRRGKLAEHYREMGESSNPVKQRKVYRVKRPWVCDACGKSFSYCSAFILHRRIHTGEKPYTCSECGKAFSRSSSLIQHQRIHTGEKPYECSDCGKAFSHRSALIQHHIIHTGEKPYECNECGKAFNQSTYLIQHHRIHTGEKPYKCKECGKAFNDTSSLIKHQRVHTGEKPYGCKECGKAFSDRSGLIQHQRTHTGEKPYECSECGKAFSYCSALIQHQGTHTGEKPYKCTECGKAFSDRSALVRHQRIHTGERPYKCQECEKAFSQSSSLTKHLRTHTGEKPYKCNTCEKAFSQSSSLIQHQKIHTGEKPYKCKKCEKSFSVRSAFHQHKKIHNG; this is translated from the exons ATGACAGtcaaagatgaggaaatggaCTTCACACATGAAGAGCTGGAACAGCTGAATTCTGCCCATAGGTACATGGGCCTGGATATGAAGGTGGAGAATTATGGGAACCTGGTATTTTGGG aTTCTGAATCTCTGCCTGAAACTAAAGAGCTTCTTTCAAAGCAGGAAGTTTATGAAGAAGAGTCACCTGAGAGGAAACTGGTAATAGAAAGACTGAAAAAGGATGACGCCTGGGGCTCCACGTTGTTGGAAGCCTGGGAACGCGAGCACACGTTAGAAAGGCACCCCGGAAATCAGGAGAAACCTTTACGGCCGGTCATAATCAAACGCAGGGGAAAGCTTGCCGAGCATTATCGTGAGATGGGGGAAAGTTCCAACCCAGTTAAACAGCGGAAAGTTTACCGGGTGAAAAGGCCATGGGTGTGCGATGCATGTGGGAAGTCCTTCAGCTACTGCTCAGCCTTTATCTTACATCGGAGgatccacactggagagaagccctacacgTGCAGTGAGTGTGGAAAGGCCTTTAGCCGGAGCTCGTCACTCATCCAGCACCAGAggattcacactggagagaagccctacgaGTGCAGCgactgtgggaaagccttcagccACCGCTCGGCCCTCATTCAGCATCACATCATTCACACCGGAGAAAAGCCCTACGAGTGCAAcgagtgtgggaaggccttcaaCCAAAGCACGTACCTCATTCAGCACCACAGAatacacactggagagaagccctataaatgtaaggaatgtggaaaagctTTCAACGACACCTCTTCCCTCATTAAGCACCAGAGggttcatactggagagaaaccctacggCTGTAAagagtgtgggaaagccttcagtgaCCGGTCAGGCCTCATTCAACatcagagaactcatacaggGGAAAAACCATATGAAtgtagtgaatgtgggaaagcctttagtTACTGCTCAGCTCTCATCCAGCACCAAGGAACCCACACGGGGGAAAAACCTTACAAATGTACTGAGTGTGGGAAAGCTTTTAGTGACCGGTCGGCTCTTGTGaggcatcagagaattcacactggagagagacCTTACAAATGTCAAGAATGTGAGAAAGCCTTCAGCCAGAGCTCATCCCTTACAAAGCACCtgagaactcacactggagagaaaccatataaaTGCAACACTTGTGAGAAAGCTTTCAGCCAGAGCTCATctcttattcaacaccagaaaattcacacaggagaaaagccctacaaatgtaagaaatgtgagaaaagctTCAGTGTCCGTTCAGCCTTtcatcaacataaaaaaattcataatggaTAG
- the LOC124970733 gene encoding protein canopy homolog 3-like — protein sequence MDIPHELWNETSAEVADLKKQCDVLVEEFEEVIEDWYRNHQEEALAEILCANRVLKGKDTRCLAEQWSGKKRDTAALGGEMSKKKSSRAKASGSRSSSSKQRKELGGLEGDPSPEEEEGIQKASPVPHSQPPDELCASPSSCTETPNLKAGVWGTAPAGKMTLLLASGLPASAVPSSCQGKTTSPRKNSKQPWLACASFFPLPRIPLPTWVSGRPCGFRISRTPV from the coding sequence ATGGACATTCCCCATGAGCTGTGGAATGAGACTTCTGCCGAGGTGGCTGACCTCAAGAAGCAGTGTGATGTGCTGGTGGAGGAGTTTGAGGAGGTGATCGAAGATTGGTACAGGAACCACCAGGAGGAGGCCCTGGCTGAAATCCTCTGCGCCAACCGTGTGCTGAAGGGAAAGGACACCAGGTGCCTGGCAGAGCAGTGGTCTGGCAAGAAGCGGGACACAGCTGCCCTGGGAGGGGAAATGTCCAAGAAGAAGAGCAGCAGGGCCAAGGCTTcaggcagcaggagcagcagcagcaagcagaggaaGGAGTTGGGGGGCCTTGAGGGAGACCCCAGCCCCGAGGAAGAGGAGGGCATCCAGAAAGCATCTCCCGTCCCGCACTCGCAGCCCCCTGATGAGCTTTGCGCTTCACCCAGTTCCTGTACTGAAACTCCAAACCTCAAAGCTGGAGTCTGGGGCACGGCTCCCGCAGGCAAGATGACTCTCCTACTGGCGtcaggtcttcctgcctcagctgtgCCCTCTTCCTGCCAAGGAAAGACAACAAGCCCCAGGAAGAACTCCAAGCAGCCTTGGTTGGCCTGTGCCAGCTTTTTCCCTCTGCCAAGAATTCCTCTCCCGACATGGGTTTCAGGCAGGCCATGTGGTTTCAGGATTTCGAGGACTCCAGTGTGA